The Lentzea guizhouensis genome contains a region encoding:
- a CDS encoding ABC transporter substrate-binding protein, giving the protein MNRRLVGSAAATLVMVLVAGCGGSSEADGKIELSLGLFSDFGYDKLIEEYMASHQNIKIEQRKVKMEQHNTQLATQLAGGRGAADIVALEEGVVSQFRASKDKFVNLAEYGAKDLKSQWADWKWNQGTADNGEFVLGLGTDMGSLGLCYRSDLFAAAGLPTDRAEVAKLWPTWADYAKVADQFTAKTPNVKFVDTGRNVYKAILDQTEEGYFAKDDSYIAERNDKVKSAFDTAAALGTKQQTGALEPFSQEWNVALKQGSFATTTCPAWALALIKAGAGDGAAGKWDVTTAPGGGGNWGGSFLAIPKQSKHPKEAYELAKWLTAPEQQKRIFKETGNLPSQPKVYQDAEVQATVNEYFNKAPVGQIFATSAESLKPTYRGTKDSKVGPVFASALTRVEQGKQSGADAWTQALKEVQDVVK; this is encoded by the coding sequence ATGAACAGAAGGCTGGTCGGCAGCGCTGCTGCGACCCTCGTGATGGTTCTGGTCGCGGGATGCGGCGGGAGTTCCGAGGCTGACGGCAAGATCGAGCTGTCACTCGGCCTGTTCTCCGACTTCGGCTACGACAAGCTGATCGAGGAGTACATGGCCTCGCATCAGAACATCAAGATCGAGCAGCGCAAGGTCAAGATGGAGCAGCACAACACGCAGCTCGCCACGCAGCTGGCGGGTGGCCGCGGTGCCGCCGACATCGTCGCGCTGGAGGAGGGCGTGGTCTCGCAGTTCCGCGCCTCCAAGGACAAGTTCGTGAACCTCGCCGAGTACGGCGCCAAGGACCTCAAGTCGCAGTGGGCCGACTGGAAGTGGAACCAGGGCACCGCCGACAACGGCGAGTTCGTCCTGGGGCTCGGCACCGACATGGGCAGCCTGGGGCTGTGCTACCGCAGCGACCTGTTCGCCGCGGCCGGTCTGCCCACGGACCGCGCCGAGGTCGCGAAGCTGTGGCCGACCTGGGCGGACTACGCGAAGGTCGCGGACCAGTTCACGGCCAAGACGCCGAACGTGAAGTTCGTCGACACCGGCCGCAACGTCTACAAGGCGATCCTCGACCAGACCGAGGAGGGCTACTTCGCGAAGGACGACTCGTACATCGCGGAGCGCAACGACAAGGTCAAGTCCGCGTTCGACACCGCGGCGGCGCTGGGCACCAAGCAGCAGACCGGTGCGCTGGAGCCGTTCAGCCAGGAGTGGAACGTCGCGCTGAAGCAGGGGTCGTTCGCCACCACCACCTGCCCCGCGTGGGCGCTCGCGCTCATCAAGGCCGGTGCCGGTGACGGTGCGGCCGGCAAGTGGGACGTCACGACGGCGCCGGGTGGCGGCGGCAACTGGGGCGGGTCGTTCCTCGCGATCCCGAAGCAGAGCAAGCACCCCAAGGAGGCCTACGAGCTGGCGAAGTGGCTGACCGCGCCGGAGCAGCAGAAGCGGATCTTCAAGGAGACCGGCAACCTGCCCAGCCAGCCCAAGGTCTACCAGGACGCCGAGGTCCAGGCCACGGTCAACGAGTACTTCAACAAGGCGCCGGTCGGGCAGATCTTCGCCACCTCCGCCGAGTCGCTCAAGCCCACCTACCGCGGCACGAAGGACTCGAAGGTCGGCCCGGTGTTCGCCAGTGCGCTCACGCGGGTCGAGCAGGGCAAGCAGTCCGGAGCCGACGCCTGGACGCAGGCGTTGAAGGAAGTGCAGGACGTCGTCAAGTGA
- a CDS encoding carbohydrate ABC transporter permease: protein MGLSRWDAKYTPYLIITPFFVVFAIFGLYPLLYTAWVSLHDWQLIDGDQGFVGLENYSRLFGDPNFWNALFNTLSLFVLSTVPQLLAALGLAALLDRGLRGSAFWRAGVLLPNVISVAAVALVFAQFYGRDFGIVNYLLGLVGIDPVDWRAETWASHLAVSSMVMWRWTGYNALLYLAAMQSVPKDMYESATLDGASRWRMFWSITVPSIRPTILFTVVTSTIGGLQLFAEPALFDPGFAANNSTGGSDRQFQTLVLYMYEKGFRLFDAGYAATVAWMLFIVVLLVAVINFSLTRRIASKG from the coding sequence CTGGGGCTGAGCCGCTGGGACGCCAAGTACACGCCGTACCTGATCATCACGCCGTTCTTCGTGGTGTTCGCGATCTTCGGGCTCTACCCGCTGCTGTACACGGCGTGGGTGTCGCTGCACGACTGGCAGCTGATCGACGGTGACCAGGGATTCGTCGGTCTGGAGAACTACAGCCGGTTGTTCGGCGACCCGAACTTCTGGAACGCGCTGTTCAACACCCTCAGCCTGTTCGTGCTGTCGACGGTGCCGCAGCTGCTCGCCGCGCTCGGCCTGGCCGCGCTGCTCGACCGGGGCCTGCGGGGCAGTGCGTTCTGGCGCGCGGGCGTGCTGCTGCCGAACGTCATCTCGGTCGCCGCGGTGGCGCTGGTGTTCGCGCAGTTCTACGGCCGCGACTTCGGCATCGTGAACTACCTGCTGGGCCTGGTCGGGATCGACCCGGTCGACTGGCGGGCCGAGACGTGGGCCTCGCACCTCGCCGTCTCGTCGATGGTGATGTGGCGCTGGACCGGGTACAACGCGCTGCTGTACTTGGCTGCGATGCAGTCGGTGCCGAAGGACATGTACGAGTCGGCCACGCTGGACGGCGCCTCGCGCTGGCGGATGTTCTGGTCGATCACCGTGCCGTCGATCCGGCCGACCATCCTCTTCACCGTCGTCACCTCGACCATCGGCGGCCTGCAGCTGTTCGCCGAACCCGCGCTGTTCGACCCCGGCTTCGCCGCCAACAACTCGACCGGCGGCAGCGACCGGCAGTTCCAGACGCTCGTGCTCTACATGTACGAGAAGGGTTTCCGGCTGTTCGACGCGGGCTACGCGGCCACCGTGGCGTGGATGCTGTTCATCGTCGTGCTGCTGGTCGCGGTCATCAACTTCTCGCTGACGCGGCGCATCGCGTCGAAGGGGTGA
- a CDS encoding carbohydrate ABC transporter permease produces MTRMKAGPLLYGFLVAVLAASIFPLYYSFIVASKDNSVLGEKLPPLIPGGNLVENVTRVFDTVDFWLAMQNSFIVASTVAISNVVLGTLAGFAFARLRFKGRDSLFLVVLGTAMVPTQLGVIPLYMLMSDLDWYGTLQAVIVPVLIGSFAVFWMRQACEETVPYELIEAARVDGCSVLRTFWHVGFPAVRPQAAVLGMFTFMTAWNDFFWPLIVLDPNDSPTVQVALSSLASGYYTDYSLMLAGASLAVLPVIAIFVLLSRQIVGGIMQGAVKG; encoded by the coding sequence ATGACTCGCATGAAGGCGGGACCGCTGCTCTACGGGTTCCTCGTCGCGGTGCTCGCCGCCTCGATCTTCCCGCTGTACTACTCGTTCATCGTGGCGTCGAAGGACAACTCGGTGCTCGGCGAGAAGCTGCCGCCGTTGATCCCCGGCGGCAACCTCGTCGAGAACGTCACCCGCGTCTTCGACACGGTCGACTTCTGGCTCGCGATGCAGAACTCGTTCATCGTCGCCTCGACCGTGGCGATCTCGAACGTCGTGCTGGGCACGCTCGCGGGCTTCGCGTTCGCCCGGCTGCGGTTCAAGGGCCGCGACTCGCTGTTCCTGGTCGTGCTCGGCACCGCGATGGTGCCCACGCAGCTCGGCGTCATCCCGCTGTACATGCTGATGTCGGACCTGGACTGGTACGGCACGCTGCAGGCGGTCATCGTCCCGGTGCTGATCGGCTCGTTCGCGGTGTTCTGGATGCGCCAGGCCTGCGAGGAGACCGTGCCGTACGAGCTGATCGAGGCCGCGCGCGTCGACGGGTGCTCGGTGCTGCGGACGTTCTGGCACGTCGGGTTCCCCGCGGTGCGGCCACAGGCGGCGGTGCTGGGCATGTTCACGTTCATGACGGCCTGGAACGACTTCTTCTGGCCGCTGATCGTGCTCGACCCCAACGACAGCCCGACCGTGCAGGTGGCGCTGTCGTCGCTGGCCAGCGGGTACTACACCGACTACTCGCTGATGCTGGCCGGCGCGTCGCTCGCCGTCCTGCCGGTGATCGCGATCTTCGTCCTGCTGTCCCGCCAGATCGTCGGAGGAATCATGCAGGGCGCGGTGAAGGGGTGA